One Sparus aurata chromosome 23, fSpaAur1.1, whole genome shotgun sequence genomic window, GTCCTCAGATATCTGGAGATTcattgaaaaacacattcaaatctTTTGAACagccataaataaataaagaaatccaTCACAGTCACTATCAAACAGTGAGAACTTACAGTTAACTTAGAGCCACAGTCTTGCAGTTCAGCTTCAATGATGTATTCACTGTCACCAGCAGAAACAGCTCGGCACTGACTCCTCTGTGAATGTCCCGTGTCTCCCAGAGAAAGCTCCCCAGGAGACATAAGATGTCCGTTTTTATACATGTCATCCTTTACCACAATGATCATAGTCTTTCCTGTGCACTGCACACGGACACTGAATCTGTCTTTGAGTTGTGGTCTGCTGATTTCTTCTGCATCAGCTCTTACTGTCGCAGATTTATATTCCCTTCCTTCAGCGTCGATCATGGGTCCATCTTTTAAAGGACGGATAGCATCTGCAACAACGCAGGcaaatgacagcagcagtgccAGAGAGGCAGAGTGACCTACCATCATAACGACCGGAGAATGTGGAAACTCCAGTTGTGACGGAATTATAAATAAGATGCAGAAGATATCTGAGATAATCCTCCCAGTATCTCAAACACTTCCCAGTTCAGACCAGTCAAACCACACTGGGAGGACAGCTGGAAGCAATTACTCATTAACTGATGTGGGCGAATTGGTCAAAGCTGCAGCCACACTGAGATACTGCATATGATTGGCCCAGAGTCAACATTACATGGGTGCATATAGAGAATTTACACGTATGCTCGTGTATAAATAGATCGATTTCAAATCCAGTGAATGGgtcgtggcagcattgtcagatcTGAGAGATATTtaattttacatgtttattggTCACAGGTGAAGGCACAATTGCAAGACATGGTGTagaaaatgatgtttttctttaatgaatacatttcaGGTAGGTTCCACATACAGAAGGGAGAGAGCCAGACTTTACAATGCTAGATCTGGAAAATTAGATGCTCGGGCATCCTCAAAAAGGGCGTGGTGACAAGCCTGGGAGAGACAAACAGTAAGGTAACCAATATACTGTGGGACTGTATGTTTTGAGCTAATATGAGGATATTCACAATTATTCTGATAATGGAAATTCACCATAATCAGCTTATCCTGAGTCTATTTATCATGACTCAACAAAACTTATATCCTCCGATCTAACTGTAAAACATTATCTCAATCTTTTTAAAACTTCACaatgagacttgatttaaaattcATCAGGCGGAGGTCAGGGTAGAAGTATTAGAACACAGGTACAATAAATGACATCACTTAACTGTAATGCAGCCAGAAAAGACAATTATGCCATATCAGTATTTAACAATGACCAAAATCTAATCATGGACAGAGTCTAGCCTCAAATTTAAATTTTATCCATAATAGCAACTTTCATTAGTGATAGTGTAGATAACTGTTTAAAATTAATCAGATTCAGTGTGTACAATAGTGTAAGGAAAAGTTGTGAAGTATACAGCAGTCATATTAATATGCTACATTTGAGTGAAAATGGGAAACTGTTCAGCTAGAAAATTGAGGTTTATAATCCGATACATTTTGCTGCCCCTGAAGTTCAATTTGGCAGTGACATTTTCAAGCTGCAGTTGGATGACACCTGGCAAAGTCATACTACCTGTACATTGTTCTAACAGTTAGGTGTCAATTTCATTTAAGATGAGTGCAATCTTGGAGATTAATTTTCAAGTCAACTACGAAAATATTCAGTGCTTGTTTTCAAAAGAGCAAACTTCTGATTTTCTTTGTGTAGTATATTTTGGaaaaagtgaactttcccaaccaGATTTTAGTTTCTCAGTGTGAATATATACACACTAAAAACCTGTTCAGTGTTAGGACGGCAGATTTAGAACCAAGCACATGTGTCCTCCATCCCAATGTCAACGTTTCCTGCCAGCAGAGCAACTAGTTTATACTGCAGACTTCTGTACACATACAGCCAGTAAAGACAGTTCCATCCTGCATGATGTGCAgtcaaatcaaaaaacaaaattgttttaaatgtttattatcTCTTTGGGTCTTTTGTATCTGAAAGGTCAGAGTCTGTAGCGGTTGCATTTGACAGCGTTGTCACATCCAATGTGAACAGAGCAGTGGGGCTGACATCACTCAGGGCTGCTGTGCCGTTATTGTCCAGCGCTGCGTCTTCTGAGTTCATGGTGACCAGAGGATCATCAACTTCACTTTCTGTGTCTCCATCTGCAATTAGAGAAGTTGTTGGTTAGCCATTTCattaaaagtgacattttaaaagtaTGTTCAAACTTTACCCATTAGATCTTTTCCACTTTTGAAATCTTTATCCTGCTCAGAAGCAAAACTCTGATCCTCCACATCATCTGGTGAAGATGGACCAGGAAGCAGTCCCTTCTCCAGATCTAGAACAAACAGTTTAGCATCTAGATGTTTCTTTGCAGAGTTCTTTGAACACCACCTTTCTCAGCAGACACTTGATTGTCAAAAGTTATGGGGCCAATAAGACAAGTCTCGTTCTTACAAGTTCCTCTGTCTTTTACTCCACTTCTCCACTGGCTGCCATACAGAGCAGGTCTGCTGATCTTATTGAGAAGGGGAGGCAGCTCTTCCACAGGTAGAGGCCCACTTTTCTGCATTGCTGGCAAGACCAGCATTGGACCCACTCTTGCCTCCTGTTCCCacactacaaaaacaaaatattatgtcATCTAAAAAGTCTTTGTTGCAGGTGATGTTCCTCTGGAGTCAGCATCCAAGAACAAATTCCCATTTTTTCCTCAGATGTGTCTAGTTTGTACAACAAACCCAACCTTTAGTCTTCAGTCCGCTCCTCCAGGAGGCTTCAGGCTCAGCTGGCTTCCCAAACCCACGAGGACTGAACTTTCCCGGGCTGCTGGGCAGACTGTGGGCTTGTTCAACTTCATTTTGGCTTTGACACTGACCACACAAGTAGTCATTACCATCAGCTGACCGCcatctgaaaaaaaacccccccaaaaaaaacaaagtcatttcttagtacacattttctgttcatttgttttgttgttcaaaTTGAAATATTTCAGATGGCTCACACTCACCTTCCATGTAGATAAGTGCATGCCTTGTTTGTTGCCTGTGCATCATTTACTGGAACCGCATTCATGTGACAGGTGATGTAGAGCTGtaagagaggggggaaaaaaaaaaaaaaaaaaaaaaaagtggaaataTATTGTGCATGCTCAATTAAGACACTAAATTAAATACAGactcacctctcctctgtcctcatcATGAAACCTAAAGGCATCAATGACCAAGTACAGCTTGTCATCCTGTGTGCGGGGCAAGTAGTGAGACTTTGAACCTGGAAGCTGGGAGTCAACCAGGCACCTATGTGGAGAAGGTCATCACTGTAGCCTCAAGAGTATTGATTTAGCATTGCAAACCAGTTGGGGACAGATTCAGGTGAGTTATGCTAGTGGTGGCTAATCTGCAGAAATGCAGTTCTCTACAAATTTGCTAAAAATTTTGTTTAG contains:
- the LOC115576364 gene encoding zona pellucida sperm-binding protein 3-like: METLFFWANLLIGLGVRSAFAFPPKHYTQHALLQGPQISIEQQKAPADEREQVNTVRVTCHPDSLEVVIKADMFGVGAPVNSDELRLGVEHSDYCRATASSGDEYAIIVGLMDCGTKHWMTEDSLVYTNLLMYSPVASPDGVIRMEEAVIPIECHYERKYSLSSSSLTPTWIPFISTQAAVETLEFDLRVMTNDWLYQRSSKVYFLGDPIAIEASVRVGHHMGLRVFISSCVATLDPDIYSVPRYIFIENGCLVDSQLPGSKSHYLPRTQDDKLYLVIDAFRFHDEDRGELYITCHMNAVPVNDAQATNKACTYLHGRWRSADGNDYLCGQCQSQNEVEQAHSLPSSPGKFSPRGFGKPAEPEASWRSGLKTKVWEQEARVGPMLVLPAMQKSGPLPVEELPPLLNKISRPALYGSQWRSGVKDRGTYLEKGLLPGPSSPDDVEDQSFASEQDKDFKSGKDLMDGDTESEVDDPLVTMNSEDAALDNNGTAALSDVSPTALFTLDVTTLSNATATDSDLSDTKDPKR